The Planctomycetota bacterium DNA segment TCCTTCTGCGCCAGAAGGTCGTGCACCTGCACCATCCCCAGGATGCGCGTGATCGCGCCCCCGAGCGCCGTCTGGGCGGAAACCGAATCCTCGCGCCGCATCTGCAGACGCAGGATCGAGGCGATCACCTGGAGGTTGTTCTTGACGCGGTGGTGCAGCTCGCGGACGCCGTCCAGCCGGCGCGCCCTAGGACGCCGGGCCCGCGAGGATTTCCTTGGCGACTTCGACAAGCGTCCTCCGCGTATCCATGCTGCGCTTCTGCAGCAGACGGAAGGCCTCGCCCTCCTTGAGACCGTGGCGGTCCATGAGGAGCCCCTTGGCGCGGTCGATGATCTTGCGGGCTTCGAGCTTCCCCCGCGAGTCCGCCAGTTCCGCCTCCAGCGTCCGGCGCTCCTCGAAGCGCGCCGCCGCCAGCTCCAGGGCCGCCAGGAGCTCCGCCTCCTGGTACGGCTTCACCAGAAACATGAACGCCCCCGACGCGCGCGCCTTGGCGATCGTCTTGGCGTCCTTGTAGGCCGTCAGGATCACGCACGGGGCCGACTTGATCCGGGCCGCCGCCGCCAGCCCCCCCAGGCGGGGCATCTTGACGTCCAGGAGCACCACGTCCGGCTGGAGCGTCTCGGCGAGCGCCACCGCCTGGCGCCCGTCGGCGGCCTCCCCCACGACCTCGTGCCCCGCGGCCTCGAGGGTCTCCCGGAGATCCATCCGGATGATGGACTCGTCGTCGGCGATGAGAACCTTCACCCGGCCTATCTTAGCCCCGCCCCGCGGGCCGGGTCAAATCGCGCCCTTCCGCGCGCAGGCGGCCACGTTCCGGAGAAACACCCAGTGGCACACCGGCCCCACGCCTCCCGGCACGGGGGTGACCGCGGCGGCGGTCGCGAGCGCCTCCTCGAAGGCCACGTCGCCGACGATCCGGCCTCCCGGCCCCTCGTTGATCCCCACGTCCACCACGACCGCCCCCGGCTTGATCATGTCGCCACGCACGAGCCCCGCGCGGCCGGCCGCCGCGAAAAGAAGATCCGCCCGCCGCGTCTGGGCGCCCAGATCCGCCGTGGCCGTGTGGCAGATTGTCACGGTGGGAGCGTCCGCGCGGGACTGAAGAAGAAGAAGCGCGATCGCCTTGCCCACGAGCGCGCTCCGTCCCACGACGACCGCCTCCAGCCCGCGAAAGGACACGCGCGCCGCCCGCGCCAGCTCCACCGCCGCGCTCGCCGCGCACGGCGCCGGGGCGTGCCCGCCGAAGGCCAGGCGGCCCAGGTTTTCCGGATGAATCCCCTCCGCGTCCTTCTCCGGCGGAAGGGCCGCCATCACGGCCTGGACGTCCACGCCCGCCGGAAGCGGCGTGTGCACCGTGATCGCCGCCACGGACGGGTCGGCGCCCAGCTCCCGAACCAGGGCGACGACCTCGGCGGTCGAGATCCCCGCTCCGACCTCCCGCACGCCGTAGGCCACGCCCGCCTCCGCGCAGACCCTCTCCTGGGAACGCCGGTAGGCGCGCGCCGCCGGCGCGTCCGGCGCGTGGACGGCCGTCACGCGGGGCGGCCGCGGGAGCGCGCGAAGCGCGGCCAGGGCCTCCTCCCGGACCCGCGCGGCCGCGTCCGCCTTG contains these protein-coding regions:
- a CDS encoding response regulator, translating into MKVLIADDESIIRMDLRETLEAAGHEVVGEAADGRQAVALAETLQPDVVLLDVKMPRLGGLAAAARIKSAPCVILTAYKDAKTIAKARASGAFMFLVKPYQEAELLAALELAAARFEERRTLEAELADSRGKLEARKIIDRAKGLLMDRHGLKEGEAFRLLQKRSMDTRRTLVEVAKEILAGPAS
- a CDS encoding bifunctional 5,10-methylenetetrahydrofolate dehydrogenase/5,10-methenyltetrahydrofolate cyclohydrolase, translated to MTARILKADAAARVREEALAALRALPRPPRVTAVHAPDAPAARAYRRSQERVCAEAGVAYGVREVGAGISTAEVVALVRELGADPSVAAITVHTPLPAGVDVQAVMAALPPEKDAEGIHPENLGRLAFGGHAPAPCAASAAVELARAARVSFRGLEAVVVGRSALVGKAIALLLLQSRADAPTVTICHTATADLGAQTRRADLLFAAAGRAGLVRGDMIKPGAVVVDVGINEGPGGRIVGDVAFEEALATAAAVTPVPGGVGPVCHWVFLRNVAACARKGAI